Sequence from the Plectropomus leopardus isolate mb unplaced genomic scaffold, YSFRI_Pleo_2.0 unplaced_scaffold4379, whole genome shotgun sequence genome:
GTGACCCTGGAGAAGGAGGTGGCAGGTTTCTGGGTGACGGTCCCGTGTGTGGAGGACCTGGGCAGCTGTCACTATCAGGACGTGTGTGACCTCCTGGATCAGCTGATCCCTCCTGGTCAGGACTGTCCCGAGCCGCTGCACACCTACGGCCTGCCCTGCCACTGTCCCTTCAAGGCCGTGAGTCACATGACCGTGCGACCGCACACCTGTCAGCGTCCAGAGAGACACTCTAATATTTacactgttcacacacacacacacacacacacacacacacacacacacacacacacagtagtacTGTAGTACTGTAGTATTGTAATATTGTTACTGAGCAGTGAGACAGTGCCGGGCTGATAACAGACCATAATCACAGAGTTGCTCAGCAGTTTCACGTCTCTGCAGAACGTCCAGAGACGTTAACAGCAGACAAGTTCCTctactacatttcccagaatgcaatGCATCAGAGTCTTTTAGGGGTTCatgattttttgctgatatataTGAAACCACacatttggctgataactgatattgatAAGTAACTGCCTGATATCAGAGCTGATCCCTGGAGTCTTTCCACTGCGTCCCTCTGAGGACAACACGTCTGTCCAACTCTGTAGACACAGACTGTCTCACAGACATTATTTGTAGCTTTATTTTAGACGGAGCAAAGTTCTGTTAGAATCACAGGTCAGGTACGTTTGTCAGAGTCCAAGGATGTCTTCAAACAGAgtgtcctctgtctgtgtcctctgtatgtcctctctgtgtgtcctcctcaGGGTTCGTACTCTCTGCCTCAGTCGGACTTCTACCTGCCCTACGTGGAGCTGCCGTCCTGGCTGACTAACGGGAACTACCGTGTGCAGGGCGTCCTCGGCAGTCAGGACAAAGAGCTCGGCTGTCTCAAGGTGGCTCTGTCCCTCCACTCCGACTGA
This genomic interval carries:
- the LOC121939240 gene encoding ganglioside GM2 activator-like gives rise to the protein FPPPQLNVTLEKEVAGFWVTVPCVEDLGSCHYQDVCDLLDQLIPPGQDCPEPLHTYGLPCHCPFKAGSYSLPQSDFYLPYVELPSWLTNGNYRVQGVLGSQDKELGCLKVALSLHSD